One Setaria italica strain Yugu1 chromosome I, Setaria_italica_v2.0, whole genome shotgun sequence DNA window includes the following coding sequences:
- the LOC101768307 gene encoding endoglucanase 6 codes for MPAAVRSAKAMAAVVVAMLLSTAAVAAAQHDYGDALHKCILFFEGQRSGRLPPDQRVRWRRDSGLHDGAAAGVDLTGGYYDAGDNVKFGFPMAFTATLMSWGLIDFGRSFGPHKEEARKAVRWATDYLMKATARPNTVYVQVGDAFRDHACWERPEDMDTPRTVYRVDPSHPGSDVAAETAAALAAASIVFRDSDPAYSKRLLDRAVAVFEFADKHRGPYSSSLHAAVCPCYCDYSGYQDELLWGAAWLHKASRRREYREYIKRNEVVLGASDAINEFGWDNKHAGINVLISKEVLMGKDEYFQSFRVNADNFMCTLLPGISNHPQIQYSPGGLLFKVGSSNMQHVTQLSFLLLAYSNYLSHAGGRVSCGSSSASPAQLRRVAKRQVDYILGDNPLRMSYMVGYGSRFPRRIHHRASSIPSVAAHPAKIGCKAGAAYYASPAPNPNLLVGAVVGGPSDASDAFPDARAVFQQSEPTTYINAPLMGLLAYFSAHPNPAESGGD; via the exons atgccggcggcggtgcggagTGCCAAGGCGATGGCGGCGGTTGTGGTGGCAATGCTGctctcgacggcggcggtggcggccgcgcaGCACGACTACGGCGACGCCCTGCACAAGTGCATCCTCTTCTTCGAGGGCCAGCGCTCCGGGAGGCTCCCGCCGGACCAGCGCGTCCGGTGGCGCCGCGACTCCGGGCTCCACGACGGTGCCGCCGCTGGG GTGGACCTGACGGGAGGGTACTACGACGCCGGCGACAACGTGAAGTTCGGGTTCCCGATGGCGTTCACGGCGACGCTCATGTCGTGGGGGCTGATCGACTTCGGGCGCAGCTTCGGCCCGCACAAGGAGGAGGCCCGGAAGGCGGTGCGGTGGGCGACGGACTACCTGATgaaggcgacggcgaggcccaACACGGTGTACGTGCAGGTGGGCGACGCCTTCCGCGACCACGCGTGCTGGGAGCGCCCCGAGGACATGGACACCCCGCGCACCGTCTACAGGGTGGATCCCTCCCACCCGGGCTCCGACGTCGCCGCCGagaccgccgccgcgctcgccgccgcctccattgTCTTCCGCGACTCCGACCCCGCATACTCCAAGCGCCTCCTCGACCGCGCCGTCGCC GTGTTTGAGTTCGCGGACAAGCACCGGGGCCCCTACAGCAGCAGCCTCCACGCGGCGGTGTGCCCCTGCTACTGCGACTACTCGGGGTACCAGGACGAGCTGCTGTGGGGCGCGGCGTGGCTGCACAAGGCGTCGCGCCGCCGCGAGTACCGCGAGTACATCAAGCGCAACGAGGTGGTGCTCGGCGCCAGCGACGCCATCAACGAGTTCGGCTGGGACAACAAGCACGCCGGCATCAACGTCCTCATCTCAAAG GAGGTTCTGATGGGGAAGGATGAGTACTTCCAGTCGTTCCGTGTCAACGCTGACAACTTCATGTGCACCCTCCTCCCCGGCATCTCTAATCACCCCCAGATCCAGTACTCCCCAG GCGGGCTGCTGTTCAAGGTGGGGAGCAGCAACATGCAGCACGTGACGCAGCTGTCGTTCCTGCTGCTGGCCTACTCCAACTACCTGAGCCACGCCGGCGGGCGGGTCTcgtgcggctcgtcgtcggcgtcgccggcgcaGCTCCGGCGCGTGGCGAAGCGGCAGGTGGACTACATCCTGGGCGACAACCCGCTGCGGATGTCCTACATGGTGGGGTACGGGTCCCGGTTCCCGCGGCGGATCCACCACCGCGCCAGCTCCATCCCGTCGGTGGCGGCGCACCCGGCGAAGATCGGGTGCAAGGCCGGCGCCGCCTACTACGCCAGCCCGGCGCCCAACCCGAACCtgctcgtcggcgccgtcgtcggcggGCCCAGCGACGCCTCCGACGCCTTCCCGGACGCGCGCGCCGTGTTCCAGCAGTCCGAGCCCACCACGTACATCAACGCCCCGCTCATGGGCCTCCTCGCCTACTTCTCGGCCCACCCCAACCCGGCCGAGTCGGGCGGCGACTGA
- the LOC101759930 gene encoding GDSL esterase/lipase At5g37690, translated as MAALAVVFVFAIAVFAHCSAAMGAAAAVVDPNTSDTRNFTVPSAPSTTAKGPVTYVFGDSMSDVGNNNYFPMSLAKSNYPWYGIDYPGREATGRFTNGKTIGDYMADKFGVPSPPPFLSLSLAGKDVLGGVNFASGGAGILNETGVYFVQYFSFDEQITCFETVKKAMIAKIGKEAAEAAVNAALFQIGLGSNDYINNFLQPFMADGTTYTHDQFIRLLITTLDRQLKRLYGLGARKVVFNGLAPLGCIPSQRVRSTDGKCLGKVNAYAAQFNAAARKLLDGLNAKLPGAQMALADCYSVVMELIDHPEKHGFTTAHTSCCNVDTEVGGLCLPNTRPCRDRSAFVFWDAYHTSDAANKVIADRLWADMMVSAGHGGAASAPPRAGASSPAAAPAPSPSDDY; from the exons ATGGCAGCTCTTGCCGTTGTCTTTGTCTTCGCCATTGCCGTTTTCGCACATTGTTCAGCCGCCatgggcgcagcggcggcggtcgtCGATCCAAACACTTCAGACACGAGAAACTTCACGGTACCTTCTGCTCCCTCGACGACGGCCAAGGGTCCGGTGACCTACGTGTTCGGCGACTCGATGTCGGACGTGGGGAACAACAACTACTTCCCCATGTCCCTCGCCAAGTCCAACTACCCCTGGTACGGCATCGACTACCCCGGCCGCGAGGCCACCGGGAGGTTCACCAATGGCAAAACCATCGGAGACTACATGG CTGACAAGTTCGGCGTGCCATCCCCGCCGCCGTTCCTCTCGCTGTCGCTGGCCGGCAAGGACGTGCTCGGCGGCGTCAACTTCGcttccggcggcgccggcatccTGAACGAGACGGGCGTCTACTTC GTGCAGTACTTCTCCTTCGACGAGCAGATAACGTGCTTCGAGACCGTCAAGAAGGCCATGATCGCCAAGATCGGCAAGgaggccgccgaggccgcggtcAATGCGGCGCTGTTCCAGATTGGACTCG GGAGCAACGACTACATCAACAACTTCCTGCAGCCGTTCATGGCGGACGGCACCACGTACACGCACGACCAGTTCATCCGCCTCCTCATCACCACCCTCGATCGGCAGCTCAAG CGGCTGTACGGGCTCGGCGCCCGGAAGGTCGTGTTCAACGGGCTGGCCCCGCTGGGCTGCATCCCATCGCAGCGCGTCCGCTCCACGGACGGCAAATGCCTGGGCAAGGTGAACGCCTACGCCGCGCAGTTCAACGCCGCCGCCAGGAAGCTGCTCGACGGCTTGAACGCCAAGCTGCCCGGTGCGCAGATGGCCCTCGCCGACTGCTACTCCGTCGTCATGGAGCTCATCGACCACCCCGAGAAGCACG GGTTCACGACGGCGCACACGTCGTGCTGCAACGTGGACACGGAGGTCGGGGGGCTGTGCCTGCCCAACACGAGGCCCTGCCGCGACCGCAGCGCCTTCGTGTTCTGGGACGCGTACCACACCTCCGACGCCGCCAACAAGGTGATCGCCGACCGCCTCTGGGCCGACATGATGGTGAGCGCCGGGCACGGGGGCGCTGCTTCGGCTCCCCCTCGCGCCGGCGCGTCcagccccgccgcggcgccggcgccgtccccgTCTGATGACTACTGA
- the LOC101769115 gene encoding histone-lysine N-methyltransferase setd3 — translation MAAAAAGATPATARRILFTTTSSLLSSSLTRSSRRSLACSAASAAAPRLAPQPPDLVRWVQREGGFVHPALRVSDHPEHGLGVSAAAADGDIPPGEVLITLPGRLPLRLRRPTGAADDVLVQLAQQVPEELWAMKLGLRLLQERARPDSFWWPYIANLPETFTVPIFFPGDDIKNLQYAPLLHQVNKRCCFLLEFEKKVQWMLDTLPLEHHPFYGQDVNSSSLGWAMSASSSRAFRLHGEIPMLLPLIDMCNHSFDPNARIVQEGNVNSSDMSVKVVAETKIEKNAAITLNYGCHPNDFFLLDYGFVIAPNPYDLVELSYDGALFDAASMAAGVSSPNFSAPAKWQQDILSQLNLHGEGAILKVSLGGPDIVDGRLLAALRVLLAADPEAVHKHDLKTMMSLDAQAPLGPTVEASALRTVLALCAIALQHFHTKIMEDEAILKGEPPLTTELAVQFRLQKKFLIVDVMQNISRKIKMLSPQKSTA, via the exons atggcggccgccgccgcgggggccacGCCGGCGACTGCGAGGAGGATCCTCTTCACCACTACCTCCTCCCTCCTTTCGTCCTCACTCACgcgcagcagccgccgcagccTCGCCTGCTCtgccgcgtccgccgccgccccgcgcctcgcgccgcagccgcccgaCCTGGTCCGGTGGGTGCAGCGCGAGGGCGGGTTCGTCCACCCTGCCCTCCGCGTCTCCGACCACCCGGAACACGGACTCGGGGTCtctgccgccgcggccgacggtGACATCCCCCCTGGGGAAGTCCTCATCACGCTCCCGGGCCGCCTCCCACTACGACTCCGCCGCCCCACCGGCGCCGCGGATGACGTGCTCGTGCAGCTCGCCCAACAAGTCCCGG AGGAACTGTGGGCTATGAAGCTGGGCTTGAGGTTGCTTCAAGAAAGGGCCAGACCTGATTCATTTTGGTGGCCATATATTGCCAATTTGCCAGAGACATTTACCGTTCCAATCTTCTTTCCTGGGGATGACATAAAGAATTTGCAGTATGCCCCTCTCCTCCACCAG GTCAATAAAAGATGCTGTTTTCTTCTTGAGTTTGAGAAAAAGGTGCAATGGATGCTTGACACTCTGCCCTTGGAACATCATCCTTTTTATGGACAAGATGTAAATTCATCTTCCCTTGGATGGGCTATGTCAGCTTCCTCTTCCCGTGCATTCCGTTTGCACGGTGAAATCCCAATGCTGTTGCCTCTTATTGATATGTGCAACCATAGTTTTGACCCAAATGCTAGGATTGTCCAGGAAGGAAATGTAAACAGCTCAGACATGTCAGTTAAG GTTGTTGCTGAGACGAAGATTGAGAAAAATGCTGCAATAACACTGAATTATGGTTGCCATCCCAatgatttctttcttcttgatTATGGATTTGTGATAGCACCGAACCCTTACGATCTAGTGGAACTGAGCTACGATGGAGCCCTTTTTGATGCTGCTAGCATGGCAGCAGGAGTCTCATCTCCCAACTTTTCAGCACCAGCCAAGTGGCAACAAGATATCTTATCACAGCTAAACCTACATGGAGAGGGTGCAATTTTGAAG GTAAGCTTAGGAGGCCCGGACATAGTTGATGGACGTTTGCTAGCTGCTTTACGGGTGCTTCTTGCAGCCGATCCAGAGGCTGTGCACAAGCATGACCTCAAAACTATGATGTCCCTTGACGCACAAGCTCCTTTAGGCCCTACTGTTGAAGCCTCAGCTCTCCGAACAGTTCTTGCGCTATGTGCAATTGCTCTCCAACACTTCCACACAAAGATAATGGAAGACGAGGCCATTCTAAAAGGGGAACCGCCTCTTACCACTGAACTGGCCGTCCAGTTTAGATTGCAGAAGAAGTTCCTGATAGTTGACGTGATGCAGAATATCAGCCGGAAAATCAAGATGCTATCTCCACAGAAATCCACCGCTTAG
- the LOC101760346 gene encoding uncharacterized protein At3g17950 has product MDGDGDMIPSSPSAETSPSSSDTATESTGSFFRDRSTTLGTLMGVSLADEEPGQGQDHHQPERDAGEGTETPRAPAHEGEGWRWRGRWRRRRWRSAGGGGGGWWRLCRENRIR; this is encoded by the exons atggacgGAGACGGCGACATGATCCCATCTTCGCCCTCTGCGGAGACGTCGCCCTCCTCGTCCGATACCGCCACCGAG TCCACGGGGTCGTTCTTTCGGGACCGGAGCACGACGCTGGGGACGCTGATGGGCGTGTCCCTCGCCGACGAGGAACCGGGGCAGGGCCAGGACCACCACCAGCCGGAGCGGGATGCAGGGGAGGGAACGGAGACGCCGCGCGCTCCGGCGCACGAGGGTGAGGGGTGGAGGTGGCGCGGGAGGTGgaggcgccggcgctggcgcagcgccggcggcggcggcggcggctggtggagGCTGTGCAGGGAAAACCGGATCCGCTAG
- the LOC101768711 gene encoding probable calcium-binding protein CML20, with protein sequence MGLVVSATASCGDILGRGRSPPPPPPTTAATTQPPNDGTTPDPELVSVFRRFDADGDGRISADEMRESCGCTAEEAEEMVAAADRDGDGFISLEELGALLDGGDQSVDLRNAFAEYDEDGDGVITAEELRRALRRLGEEVTAERCAEMVAAFDRNGDGVISFDEFKAMLNTEPAA encoded by the coding sequence ATGGGTCTCGtcgtctccgccaccgcctcctgcgGCGACATCCTCGGCCGAGGccgctcgcctcctcctcctccacccaccACTGCGGCTACCACCCAGCCACCCAACGACGGCACCACGCCGGACCCGGAGCTCGTCAGCGTGTTCCGCCGCTTCGacgcggacggcgacggccgcaTCTCGGCGGACGAGATGCGCGAGTCCTGCGGCTGCACAGCCGAGGAGGCCGAGGAGATGGTTGCCGCCGCGGACCGCGACGGGGACGGCTTCATCAGCCTGGAGGAGCTCGGGGCGCTGTTAGACGGCGGGGACCAGTCCGTCGACCTGCGCAACGCGTTCGCCGAGTacgacgaggacggcgacggcgtgaTCACGGCCGAGGAGCTCCGCCGCGCGCTCCGGAGGTTGGGCGAGGAGGTGACGGCCGAGCGGTGCgcggagatggtggcggcgtTTGATCGCAACGGCGATGGGGTCATCTCTTTCGACGAGTTCAAGGCCATGTTGAACACCGAACCGGCGGCGTGA
- the LOC101769521 gene encoding uncharacterized protein LOC101769521, with protein MMMEKAQEGQQQGAAASALVVHSQVRRIKQEEDEKVKVHETYQHHVSEMRLVLRDLGRQRSRSPLGRVVARPAAISIGGDS; from the coding sequence ATGATGATGGAGAAGGCGCAGGAAGGGCAGCagcagggggcggcggcgagcgcgctgGTGGTGCACAGCCAGGTGCGGCGGATcaagcaggaggaggacgagaaAGTGAAGGTGCACGAGACGTACCAGCACCACGTCTCCGAGATGCGCCTCGTCCTCCGGGACCTCGGCAGGCAGCGCTCCCGCTCGCCGCTCGGCCGCGTCGtcgcgcgccccgccgccatctccatcggcGGCGACTCCTGA
- the LOC101767498 gene encoding APO protein 2, chloroplastic, translating into MRPSTPSSALLPPPTCSSRLPPLRSFVGLRWSASRFQVRERAGAAVGVANGRNGCSLRLGVPALTVCQPHQRATVIRNEHAQNADLPRKYSKREKKPFPIPVLELRRRAKERMKAAQGKPKRPLPPPKNGMLIRRLIPVAYKVYNTRILLINNLRKLMKVVPVKGCKYCSEIHVGSVGHPFRTCRGMLSNQRRGEHEWGSTLAEAVFLPVEAYHLEDRLGNRIPHDQRFAVPRIPALVELCIQAGVDLPEYPTKRRRKPIIKIGRNEFVDADEDDLPEPEPDRFKQTLLEELQSDEIVSPSSPEETVALAEETLEAWETVRDGALKLMKGYAVRVCGYCPEVHIGPTGHKARNCGAFKHQQRNGQHGWQAAVLDDLIPPRYVWHMPESGEELQRELKTFYGQAPAVVEICIQGGAKVPEKYKATMRLDIGIPSSLREAEMVI; encoded by the exons ATGCGGCCCTCCACGCCCTCCTCCGCCCTGCTCCCTCCGCCGACCTGCTCCTCCCGTCTGCCCCCGCTCCGCAGCTTCGTCGGTCTCCGGTGGTCGGCCTCCCGCTTCCAG GTTAGGGAGCGAGCGGGTGCGGCTGTAGGGGTTGCCAATGGCAGGAACGGATGCAGTTTGAGACTCGG AGTACCTGCTTTAACTGTCTGCCAACCTCATCAAAGGGCCACTGTCATTAGAAACGAACATGCTCAGAATGCTGACCTTCCACGAAAATACTCAAAAAGGGAGAAGAAACCATTTCCTATACCAGTGCTGGAGTTAAGACGCCGAGCAAAGGAGAGGATGAAGGCAGCACAAGGGAAACCAAAACGTCCACTGCCTCCACCAAAAAATGGAATGCTAATCCGTAGACTGATACCAGTTGCCTACAAAGTGTACAATACAAGAATTTTGCTGATCAACAACTTGAGGAAGCTTATGAAAGTAGTACCTGTAAAAGGCTGCAA ATATTGCAGTGAGATACATGTTGGATCTGTTGGACATCCTTTCCGAACATGCCGAGGAATGTTGTCAAATCAACGTAGGGGAGAGCATGAGTGGGGAAGTACTTTAGCGGAAGCTGTTTTCTTACCTGTTGAAGCCTACCATCTAGAGGACCGTCTTGGGAATCGTATCCCGCATGATCAGAGGTTTGCTGTACCCCGCATTCCCGCTCTTGTGGAACTTTGCATCCAAGCTGGAGTTGACCTCCCTGAGTATCCCACAAAGCGTCGAAGAAAGCCAATCATTAAAATTGGAAGAAACGAGTTTGTtgatgcagatgaagatgaccTACCAGAACCAGAGCCTGACAGATTTAAGCAGACACTTCTTGAAGAACTACAATCCGATGAAATTGTCTCTCCATCTAGCCCGGAGGAGACAGTGGCTCTTGCCGAGGAGACACTCGAAGCATGGGAGACTGTCAGGGATGGCGCCTTGAAGCTAATGAAGGGCTATGCTGTGAGGGTTTGTGGATACTGCCCTGAGGTGCATATCGGACCAACTGGCCACAAAGCACGGAACTGTGGGGCCTTCAAGCATCAGCAGAGGAATGGACAGCATGGATGGCAAGCAGCAGTGCTCGATGACCTAATACCTCCTAGATATGTGTGGCACATGCCAGAATCTGGGGAGGAACTGCAGAGAGAGCTGAAGACATTCTATGGGCAGGCACCCGCCGTTGTTGAGATATGCATTCAGGGTGGCGCCAAAGTGCCAGAGAAGTACAAAGCTACTATGAGACTAGATATAGGAATTCCTTCTAGCTTGAGGGAGGCTGAAATGGTCATCTGA
- the LOC101767900 gene encoding dynein light chain LC6, flagellar outer arm yields the protein MREQQGSGEVAGSRGGAIRSLLGVERRLAEGDAEGAVGVSSGKQAAGAGAGGGEEERKAVVRVVAADMPAALQRRAFRCARDELAAMPRYPRRLEPKRLALALKKEFDTAYGPAWHCIVGTSFGSYVTHARGGFLYFSVDKVYILLFRTAVEPSPH from the exons ATGAGGGAGCAGCAGGGTTCCGGCGAGGTGGCCGGGAGCCGGGGCGGGGCCATCAGGTCGCTGCTGGGCGTCGAGCGCCGCCTCGCGGAGGGCGACGCCGAGGGGGCGGTCGGGGTCTCCTCGGGGAAgcaggcggcgggcgcgggcgcgggcggtggcgaggaggagaggaaggccGTGGtgagggtggtggcggccgaCATGCCGGCCGCGCTGCAGCGGCGCGCGTTCCGCTGCGCCCGCGACGAGCTCGCCGCGATGCCGCGCTACCCGCGCCGGCTCGAGCCCAAGCGCCTCGCGCTCGCGCTCAAGAAG GAGTTTGACACTGCATACGGGCCAGCTTGGCACTGCATCGTGGGGACTAGTTTCGGTTCATATGTCACGCACGCCCGGGGTGGATTCTTGTATTTTTCCGTCGATAAGGTCTACATCCTGCTCTTCAGGACTGCCGTGGAGCCCTCGCCTCATTGA